The Brachyhypopomus gauderio isolate BG-103 unplaced genomic scaffold, BGAUD_0.2 sc141, whole genome shotgun sequence genome includes a window with the following:
- the LOC143500331 gene encoding uncharacterized protein LOC143500331 isoform X1: protein MRGRRPDSRTVKGVNQSGDEKEKLVVQEEDGRSSSLCPLCGRDFDMPLLLPCSHTLCGRCLTEGARLDKHRPAVSSVSYLPVCVVLCPCCCHGVELPCFDWSSAIRCLPIDPTVSTSAEWGAVVCQPPETLQEEDENEQCVRRNTTMRSDGSMDLSEEEMEQSVSGLLFALDSASVAPPLQLTNSALTATFRGDTTAWGNYGDQAGEQDFCTHLPQVCGNVTIHRGQYYWEVDVCNSALYRIGIRSLDGNREWWFERRGSAFHAVFDGRHELLPSVPPQLKTVGMFLNVGGFSLTFHNPLTQELLTAIPSHFTPPLCPAFQLGQGRLKLRPGLPPPSHVFLSCSSAYRGPRGAGRGHWRRDVAFGSVRSVIQRFEEMATSDSDSGLMSSYSSSSQASLPEPSPETTA, encoded by the exons ATGAGAGGGAGAAGACCTGATTCCAGAACAGTAAAAGGAGTAAACCAGTCAGGAGATGAAAAGGAAAAACTGGTAGTCCAAGAAGAAGATGGCCGCTCTTCTTCATTATGTCCTTTATGTGGGCGTGACTTTGAcatgcccctcctcctcccctgttCACACACATTATGTGGGCGGTGCTTAACTGAGGGAGCGAGGCTAGACAAACACAGACCAGCTGTAAGCAGCGTGTCCTATCTTCCAGTCTGTGTCGTCCTTTGTCCATGTTGTTGCCATGGTGTTGAACTGCCCTGCTTTGATTGGTCATCAGCCATTAGATGTTTGCCCATTGACCCTACAGTGAGCACTAGTGCTGAATGGGGTGCAGTTGTATGTCAGCCACCAGAGACACtacaagaggaagatgagaatgAGCAATGCGTGAGAAGAAATACCACCATGAGATCAG ATGGCAGTATGGATCTTTCTGAAGAGGAAATGGAACAGTCCGTGTCAG GCCTGCTCTTTGCTCTGGACTCCGCCTCAGTAGCCCCGCCTCTCCAGCTCACAAACTCCGCCCTCACGGCCACCTTCAGGGGTGACACCACTGCATGGGGTAACTATGGTGATCAGGCTGGGGAGCAGGACTTCTGCACTCACCTCCCTCAGGTCTGTGGCAATGTGACCATCCACAGAGGCCAGTACTACTGGGAGGTTGATGTGTGTAACAGCGCCCTCTATAGGATTG GTATACGCTCACTGGATGGCAACAGGGAATGGTGGTTTGAGAGGCGTGGTTCGGCATTCCACGCTGTGTTTGATGGGCGGCACGAGCTCCTCCCCTCTGTCCCCCCACAGCTGAAGACAGTGGGCATGTTTTTAAACGTAGGCGGATTTTCTCTCACCTTCCACAACCCACTGACTCAAGAGCTGCTCACTGCAATCCCCTCCCACTTCACCCCTCCTCTTTGCCCTGCTTTCCAACTGGGCCAGGGCAGACTCAAACTGCGCCCCGGCCTGCCACCACCCAGCCACGTCTTCCTTAGCTGCAGCTCAGCCTACCGGGGACCGCGAGGGGCGGGACGGGGCCACTGGAGACGGGACGTTGCTTTTGGGTCAGTAAGGAGTGTGATACAGAGGTTCGAGGAGATGGCGACTTCAGATTCTGACTCAGGCCTGATGTCCAGTTACAGCTCCAGCTCACAGGCTTCTCTGCCTGAGCCAAGCCCAGAGACCACTGCGTGA
- the LOC143500331 gene encoding E3 ubiquitin-protein ligase Midline-1 isoform X2 produces the protein MRSDGSMDLSEEEMEQSVSGLLFALDSASVAPPLQLTNSALTATFRGDTTAWGNYGDQAGEQDFCTHLPQVCGNVTIHRGQYYWEVDVCNSALYRIGIRSLDGNREWWFERRGSAFHAVFDGRHELLPSVPPQLKTVGMFLNVGGFSLTFHNPLTQELLTAIPSHFTPPLCPAFQLGQGRLKLRPGLPPPSHVFLSCSSAYRGPRGAGRGHWRRDVAFGSVRSVIQRFEEMATSDSDSGLMSSYSSSSQASLPEPSPETTA, from the exons ATGAGATCAG ATGGCAGTATGGATCTTTCTGAAGAGGAAATGGAACAGTCCGTGTCAG GCCTGCTCTTTGCTCTGGACTCCGCCTCAGTAGCCCCGCCTCTCCAGCTCACAAACTCCGCCCTCACGGCCACCTTCAGGGGTGACACCACTGCATGGGGTAACTATGGTGATCAGGCTGGGGAGCAGGACTTCTGCACTCACCTCCCTCAGGTCTGTGGCAATGTGACCATCCACAGAGGCCAGTACTACTGGGAGGTTGATGTGTGTAACAGCGCCCTCTATAGGATTG GTATACGCTCACTGGATGGCAACAGGGAATGGTGGTTTGAGAGGCGTGGTTCGGCATTCCACGCTGTGTTTGATGGGCGGCACGAGCTCCTCCCCTCTGTCCCCCCACAGCTGAAGACAGTGGGCATGTTTTTAAACGTAGGCGGATTTTCTCTCACCTTCCACAACCCACTGACTCAAGAGCTGCTCACTGCAATCCCCTCCCACTTCACCCCTCCTCTTTGCCCTGCTTTCCAACTGGGCCAGGGCAGACTCAAACTGCGCCCCGGCCTGCCACCACCCAGCCACGTCTTCCTTAGCTGCAGCTCAGCCTACCGGGGACCGCGAGGGGCGGGACGGGGCCACTGGAGACGGGACGTTGCTTTTGGGTCAGTAAGGAGTGTGATACAGAGGTTCGAGGAGATGGCGACTTCAGATTCTGACTCAGGCCTGATGTCCAGTTACAGCTCCAGCTCACAGGCTTCTCTGCCTGAGCCAAGCCCAGAGACCACTGCGTGA
- the chrd gene encoding chordin has product MQAVSGMEAVRVLGTVLCVLSSAWLPAGQASRMKSPALPIQSEREPLPSKGVSGCSFGGRFYSLEDTWHPDLGDPFGVMHCVMCYCEPQRSRRGKVFGKVSCKNIKQDCPEPNCDQPVLLPGQCCKTCPKGDVDRKATESLFDGLEYFQDKEDDLHKSYNDRSYLSSEHMSTSDSKTEFVALLISGRDSWPSSSGVARARFTLTKTTLAFSITYQRMSRPSVLVFLDSEGNTAFEFRIPQADTEMICGVWRNLPKSHMRQLQEEQLRVSMVTVDSKREEIQGKIIKHRALFAETFSATLTSEEEHSGMGGIAMLTLSDTENNLHFILLMQGVLPTTESKSPLVPIRVMLQYRQHTLREIHANVTAHDPDFAEVLVDLNSRELFWLSRGQLQIVVETEGHDPRRISGYITGKKSCDTLQSVMSSGDALTPGKTGAVGSAVFHLHDNGTLDYQIQVAGVASDVVGVTIEMKPRRRSKRNVLYDVTGDFLPATAVGVVSGRGGRALGSYGRMEARHIHMLLQNELFVNVATVEQPEGEIRGQIRTLLYSLEAKRHDLPFPLAGQFVSPAVQTSAGGHAWVSVDARCHLHYEIVVSGLSKSDDVAVNAHLHGLAEIGEMDESATNHKRLLTGFYGEQAQGVLKELSVELLRHLDKGTAFIQVSTKMNPRGEIRGRIHVPNTCEFGSRGDVVEEAEFDDLVFVQDPEELKKDPHTCFFEGEHQAHSSRWTPHYNPCFTCTCQKKTVICDPIICPVLTCPHTYQPENKCCPVCDERRAPKEISSEKLEEHPEGCYFEGDQKMHAPGTKWHPFVPPFGYIKCAMCTCKGSTGEVQCEKVTCPPLTCSRPIRRNPSDCCKECPAEDPPLLEEGELMQADGTRHCKFGKNYYQNSENWHPRVPLVGEMKCITCWCDHGVTKCQRKQCPLLSCSNIVRREGKCCPECADDFSKEEEMMKMEEKKKSRRH; this is encoded by the exons ATGCAGGCGGTCTCGGGGATGGAGGCTGTCCGGGTGTTGGGGACCGTCCTGTGTGTCCTGAGCAGCGCTTGGCTTCCAGCAGGTCAGGCCTCGCGAATGAAGTCGCCCGCTCTACCGATCCAGTCAGAGAGGGAACCGCTCCCGTCGAAAGGGGTGTCCg GATGCTCATTTGGTGGAAGGTTTTATTCTTTAGAGGACACATGGCATCCAGACCTCGGAGATCCATTTGGTGTTATGCACTGTGTCATGTGTTACTGTGAACCA caGAGAAGCAGGCGTGGAAAGGTGTTTGGGAAAGTCAGTTGTAAGAATATAAAGCAGGATTGCCCTGAACCAAACTGTGATCAGCCAGTTCTTCTGCCAGGGCAATGCTGCAAGACATGCcctaaag GTGATGTGGACAGGAAGGCCACGGAGTCACTGTTCGACGGCTTAGAGtacttccaggacaaggaagaTGACCTCCACAAATCCTACAACGACAGGTCCTATCTCAGCTCAGAACACATGAGCACCAGTGACAGCAAGACAG aATTTGTGGCCCTGCTGATCAGTGGGAGGGACTCTTGGCCCAGTTCCAGTGGAGTAGCGCGTGCTCGTTTTACCCTCACCAAAACCACCCTGGCATTCTCCATTACCTACCAgag GATGAGCAGGCCAAGTGTGCTGGTGTTTCTGGACTCGGAGGGCAACACTGCGTTTGAGTTCAGGATTCCACAGGCAGACACAGAAATG atctgtGGTGTTTGGAGGAACCTGCCAAAGTCCCATATGCGACAGCTCCAGGAAGAACAGCTTCGTGTCTCCATGGTTACAGTGGACAGCAAGAGAGAGGAGATACAAGGAAAAATAATCAAACACAGAGCGTTGTTCGCAG AGACGTTCAGTGCCACTTTGACCTCTGAAGAAGAGCATTCTGGGATGGGTGGCATTGCCATGCTGACCCTTAGTGACACAGAAAACAACCTCCATTTCATACTGCTGATGCAGGGAGTTCTTCCCACTACAGAGAGCa AGTCTCCGCTGGTGCCCATCAGAGTTATGCTGCAGTACCGCCAACACACTCTCAGGGAGATTCACGCCAACGTTACTGCTCac gaccCTGATTTTGCAGAGGTTCTGGTGGATCTGAACAGTCGTGAGCTCTTCTGGCTGTCTCGGGGTCAGCTGCAGATTGTTGTGGAAACAGAAGGTCACGACCCCAGACGCATCTCAGGGTACATCACTGGCAAGAAATCATGTGATA CTCTGCAGAGTGTGATGTCCAGTGGAGACGCTTTGACTCCTGGGAAAACAGGCGCTGTTGGGTCAGCCGTGTTTCATCTTCATGACAACGGCACTCTGGACTACCAG ATCCAGGTGGCAGGCGTGGCCAGTGACGTGGTGGGCGTGACCATCGAGATGAAACCCCGGCGACGGAGCAAGCGCAACGTGCTGTACGACGTGACGGGCGACTTCCTGCCGGCGACGGCGGTGGGCGTGGTGTCCGGGCGTGGGGGGCGTGCCCTCGGCAGCTACGGGCGAATGGAGGCCAGGCACATTCACATGCTCCTGCAGAATGAACTGTTTGTGAACGTGGCAACAGTGGAGCAGCCCGAGGGGGAGATACGGGGTCAGATCCGCACACTACTGTACAGCCTGGAGGCCAAGAGacacg acCTGCCCTTCCCTCTAGCTGGTCAGTTCGTGTCACCGGCAGTGCAGACGAGTGCAGGAGGTCACGCCTGGGTCTCCGTGGATGCACGTTGCCACCTGCACTATGAGATCGTCGTCAGTGGCCTCAGCAAAAGTGACGATGTTGCCGTGAACGCCCATCTGCACGGATTGGCTGAGATCGGTGAAATGGACGAATCTGCTACCAATCACAAGAGACTGCTGACTGGCTTCTACGGCGAGCAG gcCCAGGGCGTGTTGAAGGAACTGAGTGTGGAGTTATTGAGGCACTTGGATAAAGGCACTGCATTCATTCAAGTCAGCACCAAGATGAACCCTCGGGGAGAGATACGGGGACga aTCCACGTCCCTAATACCTGTGAGTTCGGTTCCCGTGGCGACGTggtggaggaggcggagttcgATGACCTCGTCTTTGTACAGGACCCTGAGGAGCTGAAGAAGGACCCGCACACGTGCTTCTTCGAGGGCGAGCACCAGGCACACAGCTCGCGCTGGACGCCTCACTACAACCCCTGCTTCACCTGCACCTGTCAGAAGAAGACCGTCATCTGTGACCCCATCATCTGCCCCGTCCTCACCTGCCCCCACACGTACCAGCCCGAGAACAAGTGCTGCCCCGTGTGCGACG AGAGGAGAGCACCCAAGGAGATATCTAGTGAGAAACTGGAAGAACACCCAGAAG GGTGCTATTTTGAGGGGGACCAGAAGATGCACGCGCCCGGAACCAAGTGGCACCCGTTCGTCCCGCCGTTCGGCTACATCAAGTGTGCCATGTGCACCTGCAAG GGTTCTACCGGAGAAGTGCAGTGTGAGAAAGTGACCTGCCCGCCACTCACCTGCAGCCGACCAATCAGACGCAACCCGTCAGACTGTTGTAAGGAGTGTCCCGCGGAGGACCCGCCCCTGCTGGAGGAGGGGGAGCTGATGCAGGCGGACGGAACACGGCACTGCAAGTTCGGGAAAAACTACTACCAGAACAGCGAGAACTGGCACCCTCGCGTGCCATTGGTCGGAGAGATGAAGTGCATCACGTGCTGGTGTGAT catGGGGTCACCAAGTGTCAGAGGAAACAGTGTCCACTGCTCAGCTGCAGCAACATTGTACGCAGAGAGGGGAAGTGTTGCCCCGAGTGTgcag ATGACTTCAGCAAAGAAGAAGAGATGAtgaagatggaggagaagaagaaaagtCGGAGACACTGA